One stretch of Pomacea canaliculata isolate SZHN2017 linkage group LG11, ASM307304v1, whole genome shotgun sequence DNA includes these proteins:
- the LOC112575690 gene encoding uncharacterized protein LOC112575690 codes for MSLFDGTDLDRDHFIEGCLVVAVAILIVIFIYALCCHAKKKAEKRRKKQEEEEATSFFTLDDMDPPARSTSYKSTVFTLGEIPCCPPQTYITIAQAPVTLDQFNGDLSPGPVLLGPGKGQHVSTPIYPPSYFGPSSACYTSLSDVNPSLAAPLKP; via the exons ATGTCTCTGTTTGACGGCACGGACTTAGATCGAGATCACTTCATCGAAGGCTGTCTCGTCGTCGCAGTCGCCATTCTTATCGTTATTTTCATCTACGCTCTGTGTTGCCACGCCAAGAAGAAAGcggagaagaggaggaaaaagcAGGAAGAGGAGGAGGCCACGTCTTTCTTTACGCTGGACGACATGGACCCTCCCGCCCGCAGCACTTCCTACAAGTCCACCGTCTTCACTCTGGGAG AAATCCCCTGCTGTCCGCCGCAGACCTACATCACCATCGCCCAGGCGCCAGTCACTCTGGACCAGTTCAACGGTGATCTCTCCCCCGGACCCGTCCTCCTGGGGCCGGGCAAAGGTCAGCACGTGTCCACACCTATCTACCCACCTTCGTACTTCGGTCCCTCCTCCGCCTGCTACACTTCTCTCTCCGATGTCAACCCCTCCTTGGCAGCCCCGCTCAAGCCCTGA